From the genome of Primulina eburnea isolate SZY01 chromosome 12, ASM2296580v1, whole genome shotgun sequence, one region includes:
- the LOC140807730 gene encoding group 2 truncated hemoglobin 3-2, with protein MQSLQEKASEWSGVHPNDAFAIDETNLYEKLGLQTFVNLSTNFYNRVYDDEEEWFKSIFANSKKEDAIQNQYEFFVQRMGGPPLYSQRRGHPALIARHRPFSVTHQAAERWLDHMKQALDCTTEIDESSRIKMMNFFRHTAFFLVAGNELKNQKQGFACKHAAGKPAAA; from the exons atgCAGTCTTTACAGGAGAAGGCATCGGAGTGGAGTGGGGTTCACCCAAACGATGCGTTCGCCATTGATGAGACCAATCTTTACGAGAAGCTTGGCCTTCAGACCTTCGTCAATCTCTCCACCAATTTCTACAACAG AGTTTATGATGATGAGGAAGAATGGTTTAAgtcaatttttgcaaactccaaAAAGGAAGATGCTATACAAAATCAATATGAGTTCTTCGTGCAAAGAATGGGAGGACCTCCTCTGTACTCCCAAAGAAGAG GACATCCCGCATTGATTGCCCGTCACCGACCATTTTCTGTCACCCACCAAGCTGCTGAGAGGTGGCTGGATCACATGAAACAAGCATTGGATTGCACCACAGAAATTGATGAGAGCTCCAgaattaaaatgatgaatttCTTCAG GCACACTGCATTCTTTCTAGTGGCTGGGAATGAGTTAAAGAATCAAAAACAAGGATTTGCATGCAAGCATGCAGCAGGAAAACCTGCTGCAGCGTAA
- the LOC140807925 gene encoding uncharacterized protein: MVFYFKARPESGDYTIFMGLDKHENEELIKYGFVEDIWFHVDKMSSAHVYLRLHKGQTIDDISEGVLEDCAQLVKANSIQGNKVNNVDVVYTPWQNLKKTASMDVGQVGFYNPKMVRTVRVEKRINEIVNRLNKTKVERKPDLKAEREAVNAAERAERKHQLREKKRKEELEKLEKDRQADLRSYKNLMVAEKMTSNKEIASTNKSLQELEEDFM; encoded by the exons ATGGTGTTCTACTTCAAGGCCCGCCCGGAGTCGGGGGATTACACCATTTTCATGGGTCTCGACAAGCACGAGAACGAGGAGCTCATCAAATACGGTTTCGTCGAAGATATATG GTTCCATGTGGATAAAATGTCTTCAGCCCACGTTTATCTGAGATTGCACAAGGGTCAGACTATTGATGACATTTCCGAAGGTGTATTGGAAGATTGTGCCCAACTGGTGAAGGCAAATTCTATCCAGG GAAACAAAGTGAACAATGTTGATGTTGTTTATACTCCTTGGCAAAATCTTAAGAAAACTGCATCCATGGACGTTGGGCAAGTTGGATTCTACAACCCAAAAATG GTTCGTACCGTGAGAGTGGAAAAGCGAATAAATGAAATCGTGAACAGGTTAAACAAAACAAAGGTTGAAAGAAAACCTGATTTAAAAG CTGAAAGAGAAGCAGTTAATGCGGCTGAAAGAGCAGAAAGGAAACATCAGCTCAGAGAGAAA AAACGGAAGGAAGAGTTGGAAAAGCTTGAAAAAGACAGGCAGGCTGATTTAAGGAGCTACAAAAATTTGATGGTAGCAGAGAAGATGACGTCTAACAAGGAAATAGCATCAACCAACAAATCCTTGCAAGAACTGGAAGAAGACTTCATGTGA
- the LOC140807199 gene encoding uncharacterized protein isoform X1: MLRLWKWYQNCLATHPVKTQVISSGLIWGVGDIAAQTVTHSTSRRNYDEDKEFKINWRRVATTSLFGLGFVGPVGHFWYEGLDRFIRLRLQLRPNSFRFIGTKVAVDGIIFGPLDLLLFFTYMGFSTGKSATQVKEDVKRDFLPALILEGGIWPIVQVANFRFIPVRYQLLYVNFFCLLDSCFLSWLEQQEDAPWKQLFKSLLPLNEEKQEGG; this comes from the exons ATGTTGAGGCTGTGGAAATGGTACCAGAATTGCTTGGCGACGCACCCAGTTAAGACCCAGGTGATTAGCTCCGGCTTGATTTGGGGAGTTGGTGATATTGCTGCTCAAACCGTCACTCATTCCACTTCCAGAAGAAATTAT GATGAAGATAAAGAATTTAAGATCAATTGGAGAAGAGTCGCTACTACGAGCTTGTTTGGGCTTGGATTTGTTGGTCCAGTTGGGCATTTCTG GTATGAAGGGCTGGACCGTTTCATTAGATTAAGGCTACAACTACGGCCCAATTCCTTCCGTTTTATCGGCACAAAAGTAGCAGTTGATGGCATAATCTTTGGGCCCTTGGATTTACTCCTGTTTTTCACTTACATGGGTTTTTCTACGGGTAAAAGTGCCACTCAGGTCAAAGAAGATGTTAAGAGAGACTTTCTCCCAGCCTTGATTTTAGAGGGAGGCATCTGGCCAATTGTTCAAGTTGCCAATTTTCGATTCATTCCGGTTCGTTATCAACTCCTTTACGTCAATTTTTTCTGTTTATTGGATAGCTGCTTTCTTTCGTGGCTTGAGCAACAAGAAGATGCCCCTTGGAAGCAGTTGTTCAAATCGTTGCTTCCTTTGAACGAAGAAAAACAAGAAGGCGGGTAA
- the LOC140807199 gene encoding uncharacterized protein isoform X2 — protein MEKDMTSLTMDEDKEFKINWRRVATTSLFGLGFVGPVGHFWYEGLDRFIRLRLQLRPNSFRFIGTKVAVDGIIFGPLDLLLFFTYMGFSTGKSATQVKEDVKRDFLPALILEGGIWPIVQVANFRFIPVRYQLLYVNFFCLLDSCFLSWLEQQEDAPWKQLFKSLLPLNEEKQEGG, from the exons ATGGAGAAAGATATGACCAGTCTCACAATG GATGAAGATAAAGAATTTAAGATCAATTGGAGAAGAGTCGCTACTACGAGCTTGTTTGGGCTTGGATTTGTTGGTCCAGTTGGGCATTTCTG GTATGAAGGGCTGGACCGTTTCATTAGATTAAGGCTACAACTACGGCCCAATTCCTTCCGTTTTATCGGCACAAAAGTAGCAGTTGATGGCATAATCTTTGGGCCCTTGGATTTACTCCTGTTTTTCACTTACATGGGTTTTTCTACGGGTAAAAGTGCCACTCAGGTCAAAGAAGATGTTAAGAGAGACTTTCTCCCAGCCTTGATTTTAGAGGGAGGCATCTGGCCAATTGTTCAAGTTGCCAATTTTCGATTCATTCCGGTTCGTTATCAACTCCTTTACGTCAATTTTTTCTGTTTATTGGATAGCTGCTTTCTTTCGTGGCTTGAGCAACAAGAAGATGCCCCTTGGAAGCAGTTGTTCAAATCGTTGCTTCCTTTGAACGAAGAAAAACAAGAAGGCGGGTAA
- the LOC140807406 gene encoding GTP-binding protein At2g22870-like yields the protein MFLTHQLPRIHLISHFTCPKPRRLLLITSTIGSKPIPASISHFSATIAAPSQPQESSPLSLETLFVPPDTDVSSLEISSFGSRILKGSNIVLSKYAAGDGAEVVNSEFVKSSVTTEECPSDGIPEFALVGRSNVGKSSLLNSLVRRKRLALTSKKPGKTQCINHFRINDSWYLVDLPGYGYAAAPHEIRTDWDKFTKDYFLNRPTLVSVFLLIDASIPAKKIDLEYASWLGQNQIPMTLIFTKCDKRKKKRNGGRRPEENTQEFLELIRNFFQTAPPWIMTSSVTNQGREEILLHMSQLRNYWHKH from the exons ATGTTTCTAACTCATCAACTTCCAAGAATTCACCTCATCTCTCATTTCACTTGTCCCAAACCCAGAAGGCTTCTCTTAATCACCTCAACCATCGGATCCAAACCCATACCTGCTTCAATCTCCCACTTCTCCGCAACAATCGCTGCTCCGTCGCAGCCCCAAGAGAGTTCGCCGCTTTCTCTTGAAACCCTCTTTGTGCCGCCGGATACAGACGTTTCGTCTCTCGAAATCTCGAGCTTTGGCTCGAGAATCTTGAAGGGCTCCAACATCGTGTTGAGTAAGTATGCGGCAGGCGATGGTGCTGAGGTTGTGAATTCGGAGTTTGTGAAGAGCAGTGTAACAACTGAGGAGTGTCCATCCGATGGGATTCCGGAATTCGCGCTCGTGGGCAGGTCTAATGTGGGGAAATCCTCGCTTCTTAACTCGCTCGTTAGGCGGAAGCGGCTCGCGCTCACTTCCAAGAAGCCTG GTAAGACACAATGCATCAACCATTTTCGTATTAATGATAGCTGGTACCTCGTCGATTTGCCGGGCTATGG GTACGCAGCTGCTCCACATGAGATTCGAACAGACTGGGACAAATTCACCAAGGATTACTTTCTCAACCGGCCCACGCTTGTCTCAGTTTTCCTTCTGATCGATGCCAGCATTCCCGCAAAAAAGATTGATCTCGAATATGCTAGTTGGTTGGGACAAAATCAG ATTCCTATGACTTTAATATTCACGAAATGCGACAAACGGAAAAAGAAAAGGAATGGAGGGAGACGACCTGAAGAAAACACCCAAGAGTTTCTGGAACTGATACGCAACTTTTTCCAGACGGCACCTCCTTGGATCATGACAAGTAGTGTCACAAACCAAGGAAGAGAGGAGATACTTTTGCACATGTCTCAGTTAAGAAACTACTGGCACAAGCATTAA
- the LOC140807908 gene encoding uncharacterized protein has protein sequence MENHKFILRISRLLSSSFASCRFRALPDVADSSISMQTNNCNNIIIPHENDSSPLIKIPEKTLKNDGFSGSISYPCRKKEVINRSPSSHSGWFSSTDEKFPDNDAFFSFSSCSGESFRLRDRRPKVRCDEMKSIDEIGELRTSSSVISASISAKITTPSHDVITGSSRHMPPPSPPQTANTILHETSNKHPTVTKTHKKNNDLGCDQMSARIYYSGQKAKSTRRRAEMRKKFGGGATVGECLAVEKKSRNPRRDFKASMVDMILAKQSLGAEDLERLLICFLSLNSVRHHGLIFEVFSEICETLFRF, from the coding sequence ATGgaaaatcacaaattcatcctcAGAATTTCTCGTTTGTTGTCTTCTTCTTTTGCTTCTTGCCGTTTCAGAGCCCTGCCAGATGTTGCTGATAGCTCCATCTCCATGCAAACTAATAACTGCAATAACATCATTATTCCCCATGAAAACGACAGCTCGCCCCTCATCAAAATACCTGAAAAAACGCTAAAAAATGATGGATTTTCAGGTTCGATTAGTTATCCCTGCAGGAAAAAAGAGGTGATCAATCGGAGTCCTTCGTCTCATAGCGGGTGGTTTAGTAGTACCGATGAGAAGTTCCCGGATAATGACGCTTTCTTCAGCTTTTCGTCTTGCTCCGGCGAGTCCTTTCGACTGAGAGATCGCCGCCCCAAGGTAAGATGTGATGAGATGAAAAGCATCGATGAAATTGGAGAATTACGTACCAGTTCTTCAGTAATATCTGCATCCATATCAGCGAAGATCACGACTCCATCTCATGATGTCATCACGGGAAGCAGCCGCCATATGCCACCACCTTCGCCGCCTCAAACCGCCAACACTATTCTCCATGAAACTTCTAACAAGCATCCCACCGTGACAAAAACCCATAAAAAGAATAACGACCTGGGGTGCGATCAAATGTCAGCCAGGATATACTATTCCGGCCAGAAAGCGAAGAGCACTCGACGGAGAGCTGAGATGAGGAAGAAATTCGGCGGCGGTGCGACGGTTGGAGAGTGTCTGGCGGTGGAGAAGAAGTCGAGGAATCCTCGCAGGGATTTCAAAGCATCAATGGTGGACATGATTTTGGCGAAACAGTCGCTCGGAGCAGAGGATCTGGAGAGACTGTTGATTTGTTTTCTGTCTTTGAATAGTGTTCGTCATCATGGCCTGATTTTCGAAGTTTTCTCTGAGATTTGTGAAACTTTGTTTCGTTTTTGA